In a single window of the Pirellulales bacterium genome:
- a CDS encoding non-heme iron oxygenase ferredoxin subunit — protein MSDFKPVAHAADLADPGKILVEVDDRLVVLFRVAGKFYAIDDLCTHDGGPLSEGTLDAKACTIACPRHGAKFDIRNGAALTMPATQPTASHEVKVEGDVVLVKLHET, from the coding sequence ATGTCCGACTTTAAGCCGGTTGCTCATGCGGCCGATCTTGCCGATCCCGGTAAAATATTAGTCGAGGTCGACGATCGCCTCGTCGTGCTGTTTCGCGTCGCTGGCAAATTTTATGCCATCGATGACCTGTGTACGCATGACGGCGGGCCGCTTAGCGAAGGGACGCTCGATGCCAAGGCGTGTACCATCGCCTGCCCGCGGCATGGGGCAAAGTTCGACATTCGCAACGGCGCGGCCCTCACCATGCCCGCCACGCAGCCGACGGCGTCGCATGAGGTGAAGGTGGAAGGCGATGTGGTGCTGGTAAAGCTGCACGAGACGTAA
- the rsmA gene encoding ribosomal RNA small subunit methyltransferase A has translation MELNSRHGQNFLIDLNLQRVIVESAELSPHDVILEVGTGTGALTALIAPYVAHVVTVEIDTRLHQLASEELIDLANVTMLQQDALKNKNTIASGVLAAVDGQLMNAAGRQFKLVANLAYNIATPLITNLLALDRPPELMVVTIQKEVADRIAAKPGTKDYGALSIWVQSQCEVEVLRQMPPAVFWPRPKVDSAIVRIRLDAQRRASMDDRPFFHQLVRSLFLHRRKFLRGVLVAAYKHRLDKPAIDAILAELRLPDNARAEELEIPQMLQLSAAIRGRIQ, from the coding sequence TTGGAATTGAACTCCCGCCATGGGCAAAACTTTCTCATCGACCTGAATTTGCAACGGGTGATTGTCGAATCGGCGGAGCTTTCACCACACGACGTCATTCTCGAAGTTGGCACTGGCACAGGCGCACTGACCGCCTTGATCGCTCCGTATGTGGCGCACGTGGTCACAGTCGAAATCGACACGCGATTGCATCAACTGGCGAGCGAAGAACTGATCGACTTGGCCAATGTGACGATGTTGCAACAGGATGCGCTCAAGAATAAGAACACGATCGCTTCGGGAGTCTTAGCCGCCGTTGACGGGCAGCTCATGAATGCTGCGGGACGCCAATTCAAGCTGGTTGCCAACTTAGCCTACAACATTGCCACGCCCTTGATCACGAATCTGCTGGCGTTGGATCGGCCGCCGGAGCTGATGGTGGTTACCATTCAAAAAGAGGTCGCCGACCGCATCGCCGCCAAGCCTGGCACGAAAGATTACGGCGCGCTTTCGATTTGGGTACAAAGCCAGTGCGAAGTGGAAGTGCTGCGTCAAATGCCGCCGGCGGTGTTTTGGCCGCGGCCGAAGGTCGACTCGGCCATTGTGCGGATCAGGCTCGATGCCCAGCGTCGCGCCAGCATGGACGACCGACCGTTCTTCCATCAATTGGTGCGGTCGCTGTTCTTGCATCGCCGAAAATTCCTCCGCGGGGTGCTCGTCGCGGCCTACAAACATCGGCTCGACAAGCCGGCCATCGACGCGATTTTGGCCGAATTGCGATTGCCGGACAACGCTCGGGCGGAAGAACTAGAAATTCCCCAGATGTTACAGCTTTCCGCGGCCATTCGCGGCCGGATCCAATAG
- a CDS encoding ATP-grasp domain-containing protein — translation MAQSTVLLYELACSGGLSSTRAEMVADDALIREGRAMLASLAADFAAIDGVETLVMRDARWTEMEFPGCKVLEIDSQAAEECVLREISGQATATMIVAPEIDGLLIERCEWVEQAGGRLISPSCKIATLATDKQWTAGHLQQHGVRAPQGVLLDRDELLPSDFKYPAVLKPIDGCASHDVWLVRDATDARCISVPRWAFPMRLEEFVPGIAASVAVLCGPNKLQPLTPCRQRLSNDGRFQYLGGSLPIAVGQTFPPAESRSPLLVDKNDFPTVGLAKRAQDLAVRAVATLPEPRGYLGVDLVLGDDPNGQDDVVIEINPRLTTSYLGLRAASNGNLAAAMWAIAEGRLAAVSFSDEPIEFDSDGVVRRINA, via the coding sequence ATGGCACAATCAACCGTACTACTCTACGAACTGGCTTGCAGTGGCGGGCTGTCGAGCACGCGTGCGGAGATGGTTGCGGATGATGCGCTCATTCGCGAAGGGAGGGCAATGCTGGCGTCGCTCGCGGCCGATTTTGCTGCGATCGACGGCGTGGAAACGCTGGTGATGCGCGACGCGCGCTGGACCGAGATGGAATTTCCAGGATGCAAGGTCTTGGAGATCGACTCTCAAGCGGCCGAGGAATGCGTGCTCCGGGAAATTTCCGGCCAAGCAACGGCGACCATGATCGTTGCGCCGGAAATCGATGGACTACTCATCGAACGCTGTGAATGGGTCGAGCAGGCGGGAGGGCGATTGATCTCTCCATCGTGCAAAATCGCGACGCTGGCGACGGACAAGCAGTGGACGGCCGGGCATTTACAACAGCATGGCGTTCGAGCGCCGCAGGGAGTGTTGCTCGATCGCGACGAACTGCTGCCGAGCGACTTCAAGTATCCCGCGGTGCTCAAGCCCATAGACGGGTGTGCGTCGCACGATGTATGGCTAGTCCGCGACGCAACCGATGCGCGGTGCATCTCTGTCCCACGATGGGCTTTTCCGATGCGGCTCGAAGAGTTTGTGCCGGGCATTGCGGCAAGCGTTGCCGTGCTGTGCGGACCGAACAAATTACAGCCGCTAACACCCTGCCGACAGCGGTTGTCGAACGATGGCCGCTTTCAATATCTCGGTGGATCATTACCGATCGCCGTGGGACAGACATTCCCGCCTGCCGAGAGTCGAAGCCCACTGCTGGTAGACAAAAATGACTTCCCCACGGTGGGGCTGGCAAAGCGGGCGCAGGATTTGGCGGTGCGTGCCGTTGCGACATTACCCGAGCCGCGCGGCTACCTTGGCGTGGACCTGGTGTTAGGGGACGATCCAAACGGCCAGGACGATGTGGTCATCGAAATCAATCCGCGGCTGACGACTTCCTATCTCGGCTTGCGAGCTGCTTCCAATGGCAATCTGGCTGCTGCGATGTGGGCGATTGCAGAAGGCCGTCTGGCGGCAGTGTCGTTTAGCGACGAACCAATCGAATTCGATAGCGATGGAGTCGTAAGAAGAATCAACGCATGA
- a CDS encoding trypsin-like peptidase domain-containing protein yields the protein MLGSTVRSAASLWVVVWAACLPLATTAAEQLDLPDLIAKVEPSVVRIDVKGVDGDSLGSGFVVDADGIVATNHHVIAGAKEAVAVFANGETAKVLGTLAMDPKRDIAILKIDKTELPVLKLAGKLPRKGESVVACGAPRGLSFSYSDGIISAIREGKEAAQYIGEEAPGHWLQITAPVSPGNSGGPLVTRSGEVVGANTMASLGIAAQNLNFSISSLDIADVFQKGKNNKLVSLANGASKSKHERAKPKRHDLAVDKIPKEKIEAYVKSAKDSYKDAVLDARKKLASEKKKLTEMKSGRVGNTLAMRAPRGVIIIADRGKQLYQYADDDAKTKTVKKQQEEVRQAEEHFNKIENSKTGLLTYLTKAGPQVELKEVGDIGCVAEIFVTTILDSDEFIASIEDDRLPVAVRGMKAEKLPSGQSIPGRLMYVCAIEPYGYRGAALNIRVLRELPAEDLAKHFEELGITVGSGASQPDTAAKNGSENPVASSAAAPSVPEFRTWSDKTGKYKIEAMFVEKTADKVTLKRRDGKTIMVPLAMLSEEDLDHLKKVQQAK from the coding sequence ATGTTGGGCAGCACAGTTCGCAGCGCGGCAAGTCTCTGGGTCGTGGTTTGGGCTGCATGTCTCCCGTTAGCTACCACCGCGGCCGAACAACTGGATTTGCCCGATTTGATTGCGAAGGTCGAGCCGTCGGTGGTGCGGATCGATGTGAAAGGAGTCGACGGCGACAGCTTGGGAAGCGGATTCGTCGTCGATGCGGACGGCATTGTCGCCACGAATCATCACGTGATCGCCGGGGCAAAGGAAGCGGTCGCGGTATTTGCCAATGGCGAGACGGCCAAGGTTCTCGGCACGCTGGCGATGGACCCGAAGCGCGACATTGCGATTCTAAAAATCGACAAGACGGAATTGCCCGTGTTGAAGCTCGCCGGCAAATTGCCGCGCAAGGGCGAATCGGTCGTCGCTTGCGGCGCGCCGCGGGGACTGTCGTTTTCGTATAGCGACGGCATTATCAGCGCAATCCGCGAAGGCAAAGAGGCCGCCCAGTATATCGGCGAGGAAGCGCCCGGACACTGGCTGCAAATCACGGCGCCCGTTTCGCCCGGCAATAGCGGCGGTCCGCTCGTCACTCGCAGTGGAGAAGTCGTGGGGGCCAATACGATGGCATCGCTGGGGATCGCGGCACAAAACTTGAACTTTTCGATTTCCAGCCTCGACATTGCCGACGTGTTTCAAAAAGGCAAGAACAACAAGTTGGTTTCCCTGGCCAACGGCGCTTCCAAGTCGAAACACGAGCGCGCCAAGCCGAAACGGCACGATCTGGCGGTCGACAAGATCCCCAAGGAAAAGATCGAAGCCTACGTCAAATCGGCCAAAGACAGCTACAAAGACGCCGTACTCGATGCCCGCAAGAAATTAGCCAGCGAGAAGAAGAAACTGACCGAGATGAAATCCGGACGAGTCGGCAACACGCTGGCGATGCGAGCGCCTAGAGGAGTGATCATTATCGCCGATCGCGGCAAGCAGCTTTATCAATACGCCGACGATGATGCCAAGACCAAGACCGTCAAAAAGCAACAAGAAGAAGTGCGCCAGGCCGAGGAGCATTTCAACAAGATCGAGAATTCCAAGACGGGACTGTTGACCTATCTGACCAAGGCCGGCCCGCAAGTTGAACTCAAGGAAGTCGGTGACATTGGCTGCGTCGCGGAGATCTTTGTGACGACGATCCTCGATAGCGACGAGTTCATCGCCAGCATCGAAGACGACCGATTGCCGGTGGCCGTTCGCGGCATGAAGGCCGAAAAACTTCCGAGCGGTCAGTCGATTCCCGGCCGGTTGATGTATGTCTGCGCGATCGAGCCCTATGGCTACCGCGGAGCCGCACTGAATATCCGCGTACTCCGCGAACTTCCCGCCGAGGACTTGGCAAAGCATTTCGAAGAACTTGGAATCACCGTGGGCAGCGGTGCTTCGCAGCCCGATACCGCGGCAAAGAATGGTTCTGAGAATCCCGTGGCCTCTTCGGCCGCAGCGCCGAGCGTTCCTGAATTCCGCACATGGAGCGACAAGACCGGTAAATACAAAATTGAAGCGATGTTCGTCGAGAAAACCGCCGACAAGGTCACGCTCAAACGCCGCGACGGCAAAACGATCATGGTGCCGTTGGCGATGCTCTCGGAGGAAGATTTGGATCACCTCAAGAAAGTGCAGCAAGCAAAGTAA
- a CDS encoding AI-2E family transporter has translation MAAAPAFSLGELANRASFGLRIPVTLCGMEPPPIRAELRIQSICMVTLTVLAVAFALDWLEPVMIPFVVSAFLAFALMPLVDSLETYARLPRTVAVCLALLLAVVVLVGMGMLMSISVAQFTSGENLTLYQRKLSQLPRDVLNFLPLNKFGVTADNLLADLRIPEGTVQSLLLQTTNAVTGVVSKSVLVLIFLFFLLLSSVKRDRPIGGAWGEVESQIRAYLITMTALSAVTGALVWAVLTILGVPGAALFGLLTFLLNFIPNVGSFIATLLPLPIVLVSGFSTTGAILAIAIPGAIQFFIGNFIQPKVMGNSMRLHPVVILMALIFWGMLWGFVGMFFAVPITSMIRIACDRHELTRPVADLMAGKLTALREEPPLAPLVAEAAPTPENDHRA, from the coding sequence TTGGCGGCCGCCCCTGCATTTTCGCTGGGCGAGCTTGCAAACCGCGCTAGCTTTGGTTTGCGCATCCCGGTTACACTTTGCGGCATGGAACCGCCGCCGATTCGCGCAGAGCTACGCATTCAGTCCATTTGCATGGTGACGCTGACGGTGTTGGCCGTGGCGTTTGCGCTCGATTGGCTCGAACCGGTGATGATTCCGTTCGTGGTCTCGGCGTTCTTGGCGTTTGCGCTGATGCCGCTGGTCGATTCGCTGGAAACGTACGCTCGCCTACCACGAACGGTCGCCGTTTGCTTGGCATTGCTGTTGGCGGTGGTCGTGCTGGTGGGTATGGGAATGCTGATGTCGATTTCGGTGGCGCAGTTTACCAGTGGCGAGAACTTGACCTTGTATCAGCGCAAGTTGTCGCAGTTGCCACGGGATGTACTCAATTTCCTGCCGCTGAACAAGTTTGGAGTCACCGCCGACAATCTGCTGGCCGACCTCCGCATACCTGAAGGTACTGTCCAGAGCCTGCTGCTCCAAACGACCAACGCGGTCACGGGGGTTGTGTCCAAGAGCGTGCTGGTGTTGATCTTCCTGTTTTTTCTGCTGTTGAGCAGCGTTAAGCGCGATCGGCCCATCGGCGGCGCCTGGGGCGAAGTAGAGTCGCAGATTCGTGCCTATCTGATCACGATGACGGCACTATCGGCCGTCACCGGCGCTTTGGTGTGGGCGGTGCTGACGATCTTGGGCGTTCCTGGCGCGGCACTATTTGGCCTGCTGACGTTTCTGTTGAACTTCATCCCCAATGTTGGCTCGTTCATCGCCACACTGTTGCCGTTGCCGATTGTTCTAGTGTCTGGATTTTCGACGACCGGCGCAATCTTGGCGATCGCCATTCCTGGAGCGATTCAGTTTTTTATCGGCAACTTCATCCAGCCCAAAGTGATGGGTAATTCGATGCGACTGCACCCGGTGGTGATTTTGATGGCGTTAATTTTCTGGGGGATGTTGTGGGGCTTCGTCGGGATGTTCTTCGCCGTGCCAATTACCTCGATGATTCGCATCGCGTGCGACCGACACGAATTGACTAGGCCGGTGGCCGACTTGATGGCGGGAAAATTGACCGCTCTGCGCGAAGAGCCACCACTTGCGCCGCTTGTCGCCGAAGCTGCGCCGACACCCGAGAACGATCATCGTGCTTGA
- a CDS encoding tetrahydromethanopterin-linked C1 transfer pathway, translated as MLSDASSIPMGGPSSSVSLRLCDSKCLALDIGGANLKAADGRGFAVSLPFPLWRRPDQLSAAIEQLIATAPTCERIAVTMTGELADCFQTKADGVRSIVHAAATAAGNRPVEIYLNDGRLVSPAVAVAEGLLAAASNWHVLARFAGRFLNGEPGLLIDLGSTTADIIPLVDGQPAASGRTDTQRLLSYELAYTGVERTPVCAVVDAIPYRGYWCPVARELFATMWDVYLVLGELPEEIDSLHTADGRPATTAAAIDRLARMICADRESFDQIDAIVAARHIAASQRRQLETAIDRVLTCLSSPPKTIVIAGQGEFLLQQILKQRGIGERRVSLSEQLGPVLSRCAPAHALAVIAAQDTSHAPP; from the coding sequence ATGTTGAGCGACGCCTCGAGCATTCCGATGGGAGGGCCTTCTTCCTCTGTGTCACTGCGCCTCTGCGATTCAAAGTGCCTTGCGCTAGACATCGGCGGTGCGAATTTGAAAGCAGCCGACGGCCGAGGCTTTGCCGTGTCGCTGCCATTTCCGCTTTGGCGTCGGCCGGATCAATTGTCGGCGGCCATCGAGCAATTGATCGCCACAGCGCCAACCTGCGAGCGGATTGCCGTCACCATGACCGGTGAATTGGCCGATTGTTTCCAGACCAAGGCCGACGGAGTACGGTCGATCGTCCATGCGGCCGCGACGGCCGCGGGAAACCGCCCGGTCGAAATCTATCTGAACGATGGCCGCCTAGTGTCTCCAGCCGTCGCCGTGGCTGAGGGACTGCTGGCCGCGGCATCGAATTGGCATGTACTTGCGCGGTTTGCCGGCCGCTTTCTGAACGGCGAGCCGGGGCTGCTCATCGATCTTGGCTCGACCACCGCCGACATCATTCCGCTTGTGGACGGTCAGCCGGCGGCATCCGGTCGCACCGATACGCAGCGGTTGCTCTCATATGAATTGGCGTACACTGGCGTCGAGCGGACACCCGTTTGCGCCGTGGTCGACGCCATTCCCTATCGCGGCTATTGGTGTCCGGTTGCCCGTGAGTTGTTCGCAACGATGTGGGACGTATATCTGGTTCTCGGCGAACTTCCCGAAGAGATCGATTCGCTCCACACCGCCGATGGCCGACCAGCGACGACAGCGGCGGCCATCGACCGCTTGGCGCGAATGATCTGCGCCGATCGGGAGTCATTTGATCAAATCGATGCAATCGTCGCGGCTCGCCACATAGCGGCCAGCCAACGGCGGCAATTGGAAACTGCGATCGATCGAGTGTTGACATGTCTGTCGTCGCCACCAAAAACGATTGTGATTGCCGGCCAGGGGGAATTCTTGCTGCAACAGATACTCAAACAGCGCGGCATTGGGGAACGCCGCGTGTCGCTGTCCGAGCAACTCGGCCCCGTGCTGTCCCGCTGCGCTCCGGCCCATGCCCTGGCGGTGATCGCCGCCCAAGACACTTCTCACGCTCCGCCGTGA
- a CDS encoding metal-sulfur cluster assembly factor: MPISEDAVREALKQVIDPELFVNIVDLGLIYTVVTEPAGEANPDKENIKIEMTMTSPACPAGPQLIGQSKQVLSALAGVNNVEIKLVMTPPWSPDLMTEDARDQLGIF, translated from the coding sequence ATGCCCATTTCCGAAGATGCCGTTCGCGAAGCACTCAAGCAAGTCATCGATCCCGAATTGTTCGTCAACATCGTCGACTTAGGGCTTATTTACACCGTCGTCACCGAGCCGGCGGGCGAGGCGAACCCCGACAAAGAGAACATCAAAATCGAAATGACCATGACTAGCCCCGCCTGCCCGGCAGGGCCGCAGCTCATCGGACAAAGCAAGCAAGTCCTCAGTGCGCTGGCGGGCGTAAACAACGTCGAAATCAAGCTGGTGATGACGCCGCCTTGGTCCCCAGATTTGATGACCGAGGACGCGCGGGATCAGCTTGGAATCTTTTGA
- a CDS encoding GlsB/YeaQ/YmgE family stress response membrane protein, protein MGILTWIVLGLIAGLLARFFMPGAAPGGILTTIVVGIVGGLLGGWLGTQMGFGGIDGIDLRSVLLALGGAIIVLLLLQLVQRRR, encoded by the coding sequence ATGGGAATTCTCACTTGGATCGTACTCGGATTGATCGCCGGTTTGCTAGCGCGTTTCTTCATGCCAGGAGCGGCGCCCGGCGGAATTTTGACGACGATTGTCGTGGGCATCGTGGGTGGTTTGCTTGGCGGTTGGCTCGGAACACAGATGGGCTTTGGCGGCATCGACGGCATCGACCTGCGCAGCGTCTTGCTGGCCCTCGGCGGCGCGATCATCGTGCTGCTGCTCCTCCAACTTGTCCAGCGACGACGATAG
- the pssA gene encoding CDP-diacylglycerol--serine O-phosphatidyltransferase, whose translation MKKIRTVAVLPTLFTLANLFCGFFAIVVASRVGSEGLRQGYTAKDIQIEQPADIYHAFDPADPTHNLMLSGWLIFLAMIFDALDGHVARLAKSTSDFGAQLDSLCDLVTFGVAPAFLMVKMCPDFTHLLREPTWIIAASFAGCAAIRLARFNVEIENDDDHFSFVGLPSPAAAGSIAGFAILFYTLRREGNPLPPDLIKQVDWYMQWVLPAFTLVLGALMVSRIPYPHVVNQLLRGHRSMGHVVAVLFSLVVIMTIRGYSVPIICGLFVLGPPIRYAWQRWRNRQQATEPLF comes from the coding sequence ATGAAAAAAATCCGCACCGTCGCCGTTTTACCGACATTGTTTACGCTGGCCAACTTGTTTTGCGGCTTTTTCGCCATTGTCGTGGCGTCGCGAGTTGGTTCGGAGGGGCTGCGGCAGGGCTATACCGCGAAGGACATTCAAATTGAGCAACCCGCCGACATCTATCACGCGTTTGACCCAGCCGATCCGACGCACAATTTGATGCTCAGCGGCTGGTTGATTTTCCTGGCGATGATCTTCGATGCCCTCGACGGCCACGTTGCGCGGTTGGCCAAATCGACCAGCGATTTCGGAGCGCAGCTCGACAGCTTGTGCGATTTGGTCACTTTTGGCGTCGCGCCTGCGTTCTTGATGGTCAAGATGTGCCCTGATTTCACGCACCTGCTGCGCGAGCCGACTTGGATCATCGCCGCCTCGTTTGCCGGCTGCGCTGCGATTCGACTGGCGCGGTTCAATGTCGAAATCGAAAATGACGACGACCATTTCTCGTTCGTCGGCTTGCCATCGCCTGCCGCGGCAGGTTCGATCGCAGGATTTGCGATCTTATTTTATACGCTCCGCCGCGAAGGAAATCCGCTTCCACCCGATTTGATCAAACAAGTCGATTGGTACATGCAATGGGTGCTGCCGGCGTTTACGCTCGTCCTCGGCGCGCTCATGGTTTCGCGGATTCCCTATCCGCACGTCGTCAATCAACTTCTCCGCGGCCATCGTAGCATGGGACACGTCGTCGCGGTGCTGTTTTCGCTGGTGGTCATTATGACGATCCGCGGCTACAGCGTGCCGATCATCTGCGGCCTATTTGTATTGGGACCGCCGATTCGCTATGCCTGGCAGCGTTGGAGGAATCGGCAACAAGCGACGGAGCCGCTGTTTTGA
- a CDS encoding riboflavin synthase: protein MFTGLIEVLATVAQLHLEAPGVRLTISVPQYTGEVAIGDSIAINGCCLTVVGVAGDQFAFQAGEETLRRTNLGSLQSGSHVNVERSLKVGDRLGGHFVMGHIDGLGMLESRRDDGDWSTFWFHAPPPLARQLASKGSIAIDGVSLTLVDVEGERFNVALIPHTLAATTLGQLKPGDRVNLETDVLAKYVARQVFELRECR, encoded by the coding sequence ATGTTTACTGGACTGATCGAAGTACTTGCTACGGTTGCCCAATTACACCTCGAAGCGCCGGGCGTGCGGCTGACCATTTCGGTGCCGCAATATACTGGAGAAGTTGCGATTGGCGACAGCATCGCCATCAACGGCTGCTGTCTGACCGTGGTCGGCGTCGCAGGCGACCAATTCGCGTTTCAAGCTGGCGAGGAGACGCTACGGCGAACCAATCTCGGCTCGTTGCAGAGTGGCAGCCATGTGAATGTCGAGCGATCGCTGAAAGTGGGCGATCGACTCGGCGGACATTTTGTGATGGGCCATATCGACGGCTTGGGTATGCTCGAATCCCGCCGCGACGACGGCGATTGGTCCACATTCTGGTTCCACGCCCCACCGCCGCTCGCACGGCAATTGGCCTCGAAAGGGTCGATTGCCATCGATGGCGTCAGCCTCACGCTCGTCGATGTCGAAGGCGAACGATTCAACGTGGCGCTCATTCCACATACGCTTGCCGCGACAACACTCGGCCAACTCAAGCCGGGCGATCGAGTCAACCTGGAAACCGATGTGCTGGCAAAATATGTCGCGCGGCAGGTATTCGAGCTTAGGGAGTGCCGATGA
- a CDS encoding phosphatidylserine decarboxylase family protein: MQISDSTTKSRTAAEPLPANISSIQPGGGVCYSIELAWGRLRRWYLHTFRKGYVRRMAALRQGEPTGCPHEIFDPRDLKFCRNQTECHWRPEDDPFRWRERIPLARWGLAEVQLMGWPLLAATIFLAFVWWPAAIASGALFVLAVSFFRDPPRQIPQMPDLLVAPADGKVVEIAPLEHHEFVGGPAVRIAIFLTLFNVHVNRMPCRARVIRLKYSPGKFLHADHPDATTQNESMWIGLEEPTAPHRRLVCRQVSGMIARRIVCDLRPGEVFDRGEKFGMIKFGSRTELIVPAEDLEVLVQVGQWIKAGRDVMAKYRPTSS, translated from the coding sequence ATGCAAATCTCGGATTCTACGACCAAATCCCGCACGGCGGCTGAGCCATTGCCCGCCAATATCTCCAGCATCCAGCCCGGCGGCGGCGTTTGCTATTCGATTGAGCTTGCCTGGGGCCGGCTGCGGCGGTGGTATTTGCACACGTTTCGCAAAGGCTACGTCCGGCGAATGGCCGCGCTTCGCCAAGGCGAGCCGACCGGCTGCCCGCACGAGATTTTTGATCCTCGCGACTTGAAATTCTGCCGCAACCAAACGGAATGCCATTGGCGGCCGGAAGACGACCCGTTTCGCTGGCGAGAGCGAATTCCGCTGGCCCGCTGGGGCCTGGCTGAAGTGCAATTGATGGGTTGGCCGCTGCTGGCGGCAACGATTTTTCTGGCGTTCGTTTGGTGGCCGGCGGCCATTGCCAGCGGCGCGTTGTTCGTGCTGGCGGTGTCATTTTTCCGCGACCCGCCGCGGCAAATTCCGCAAATGCCCGATTTGCTGGTCGCCCCGGCAGACGGCAAGGTCGTTGAAATCGCGCCGCTGGAGCATCACGAGTTTGTCGGCGGCCCGGCTGTGCGGATCGCTATTTTTCTCACGCTGTTTAACGTACACGTCAACCGCATGCCGTGCCGGGCACGAGTGATTCGGTTAAAATATTCGCCTGGAAAGTTTCTGCACGCCGACCATCCCGATGCCACGACCCAAAACGAAAGCATGTGGATCGGCCTGGAGGAACCGACGGCCCCACACCGCCGCTTGGTTTGCCGGCAAGTTTCCGGCATGATCGCACGGCGAATCGTCTGCGACCTGCGGCCGGGCGAAGTTTTCGACCGTGGCGAGAAATTTGGCATGATCAAATTCGGCTCACGCACGGAACTGATTGTGCCGGCGGAGGATTTGGAAGTTTTGGTGCAGGTTGGGCAATGGATCAAGGCAGGCAGAGACGTGATGGCGAAGTATCGACCAACCTCAAGCTAA
- a CDS encoding PQQ-binding-like beta-propeller repeat protein — protein MASIIKVIDMFRFWSLVGAACCLQSVAYAPIVLAGWIESPLLTSGYVESYGLVRGWNTQLAIDGARSKVKYIKLEHDLVLAVTSGGVMHVLDASTGIVNWTTTVGESRFQTLMPGANEKFIAAVNGDSLYIYDRASGRIAFRHTLRGTAEMGPVLTSNRVLVPIVNGPLESYPLDANPDAKILGPQQLPVAGRLAAEPATFNRTVVWGGDRDRLFGQEFGEKPSKFDTYIRFGIISGPVTFPPMVYVGTKAGFLVAYDREHGVQAWEFPTGSPIFHPPVPLANVVYALPQDGGMFAVNPADGKQMWFAQEPRKFVAASPSQVYTLDFRGRMAVIDAQTGARVTVMPLPQGLKPVLNADTDRIYFYTDGGLIQSLHEHQLVEPHLHEPSQPSEQPAEGEANPFTPGPGAPPAPAGTATPTEASPFDPPAAPAPMP, from the coding sequence ATGGCTTCCATCATCAAGGTGATTGATATGTTCCGATTTTGGTCCCTCGTCGGAGCTGCTTGTTGCCTGCAGTCGGTCGCGTATGCACCGATTGTATTGGCCGGTTGGATCGAGTCGCCGCTGCTCACCAGCGGATATGTGGAAAGCTATGGACTGGTGCGCGGCTGGAATACGCAACTGGCCATCGACGGTGCGCGCTCGAAGGTCAAATATATCAAGCTTGAGCACGACCTAGTGCTGGCGGTGACCAGCGGCGGCGTGATGCACGTTCTCGATGCCAGCACCGGGATCGTGAACTGGACGACTACGGTGGGCGAGTCGCGGTTTCAAACGTTGATGCCGGGGGCGAACGAAAAATTTATCGCGGCCGTCAATGGCGATTCGCTTTATATCTACGATCGCGCTTCGGGCCGAATCGCCTTTCGCCACACCCTTCGCGGTACGGCGGAAATGGGGCCGGTGCTGACAAGCAATCGCGTACTGGTGCCGATCGTTAATGGACCGCTGGAATCATATCCGCTCGATGCCAATCCCGATGCCAAGATTCTCGGACCGCAACAGTTGCCGGTGGCGGGAAGATTGGCAGCCGAACCGGCGACGTTCAACCGCACCGTGGTTTGGGGCGGCGACCGCGACCGGCTGTTTGGCCAGGAGTTTGGTGAAAAACCGAGCAAGTTCGACACCTATATACGATTCGGCATCATCAGCGGGCCGGTGACATTTCCGCCGATGGTCTATGTGGGCACAAAAGCAGGTTTCTTGGTGGCGTACGATCGCGAGCATGGTGTACAGGCTTGGGAGTTTCCCACCGGATCGCCAATTTTTCATCCGCCAGTGCCCTTGGCCAACGTCGTGTATGCGTTGCCACAAGATGGCGGCATGTTTGCCGTCAACCCGGCAGACGGAAAGCAAATGTGGTTTGCCCAGGAGCCGCGGAAATTTGTCGCGGCCAGCCCGTCGCAGGTTTACACCTTGGATTTCCGCGGACGGATGGCGGTGATCGATGCTCAGACCGGAGCGCGAGTCACTGTGATGCCGCTGCCTCAAGGCTTGAAACCAGTCCTCAACGCGGACACCGACCGGATTTATTTTTACACGGACGGAGGCTTGATCCAATCGCTACACGAACACCAACTGGTCGAGCCGCACTTGCACGAACCGTCGCAACCAAGCGAACAGCCGGCCGAGGGTGAAGCCAATCCGTTTACACCCGGCCCTGGCGCACCTCCGGCTCCGGCGGGCACAGCGACGCCAACGGAGGCAAGCCCGTTCGATCCGCCGGCCGCACCTGCTCCCATGCCGTAG